AATCCTGGTTTTAACTGGCGCTGGAATTTCAACTTCGCTAGGCATCCCTGACTTTCGGTCTTCTAAAGGTTTTTATTCACAGGTGACAAACCTAGGATTAGAAGATCCACAAGATGTGTTCAATTTAGATATATTTATGGAAAACCCTTCAGTGTTTTATACTATTGCTGAAAAGATTCTACCGCCTGAACACCGGTATTCACCTCTCCATAGTTTTATTAGGATGATTCAAGACAAGGGCAAGCTACTGCGCAACTACACACAAAACATAGATAATTTAGAATCATACGCAGGTATTGAGAAAGAGCGGATAGTACAGTGCCATGGTTCTTTTGCGACAGCATCTTGTGTGACATGCCATTTGAAAATGCCTGGGGAGAGAATTTTCCCCCAGATTAAGGAATGTGAAATTCCATTATGTGCGTACTGTTACCCTAAGCGTCAAGAACGGTTCCCAACCATTACAGATGATGAATCGGCGAAAGGGGATGATAATTCACAGCATTCACCACCTTTGTTCCACATGAGCAAATCCTTTGGTGTAATCAAGCCAGATATTACTTTTTTTGGAGAGGCTCTTCCATCTGAGTTCCATAGCAATATTCGCGAAGATGTGTTGCAGTGCGATCTACTAATTTGCATAGGCACTAGTTTAAAAGTTGCACCGGTGTCAGAAATTGTTAATATGGTTCCCGCAAATGTTCCTCAAGTACTAATCAATAGAGATCCAGTTAAACACGCCGAATTCGACTTATCACTTCTAGGATTATGTGACGATGTTGCTGCACTAATAGCTAGCAAGTGTGGGTGGGACATTCCACATGAAAGTTGGTCTAGGGAGAAAGCTAAGAAGTTCGCATGCGACGAAAGGGAGAGAGGTGTTTATTACGTGTACGACTCTACGAAAGAAAAATAGCCATATAGTGCCACTGAGCGATAAACAGTTTCATTTACTACCTAATTTGGTGCATGTTGCTCTATTTGGATGTTTTGTGTACTACGTAAAGTAACTTGATGTATCGTCATAGGTACTGCTTCCTATAAGAGAACAACATGTTCCTCGTACGAACAACTGTTATAGATATATTAATCCTACGTACTATTTTCTTCGCCAAGCTTGATGGCCGGCACCACTAGTTACCCGGTTTGGTGATTCCTACCCAGATGCTTGAAATTGCTCATCTTCTGTCCGCGGAGTTGTACTTGGAATAATAACCTACCACCAGTATACTATTAACCTAATTTGCAGCGTTATGGACTATCAGAATAGAGCTGGGTCCAAAAAGGGCGCAGGTGGGATTGCATCTGATGCCCAACAGAACTTAAATCGTAGAAAGCAAGTAGATGAGCTACTACGAGGCGATGAAGAAGTCCCTTACACATTCCAAGACATATCAGAAGATAAAGAGGAGGCAAATGGTGTTCGAAACCCCTACATCTATAAGAACCATTCCGGTAAATTAATTTGTAAGTTATGTAACACGATGCATATGTCATGGTCAAGTGTTGAAAGACATCTAGGTGGAAAGAAACATGGACTTAATCTACTAAGAAGAAGCGGGACTAACACTAGCGTTGATGACAATTTTGTTTCTGAACAAGAAAAGGAATTTCAAGCCCAAGTAGATGAGTTGAGAGCACAGATAAAGCATAATGGTGTGGTACCAGAATGTCGCGTGATTAAGGTAAGACATCCCGTTAATGGAAATATAGGTATTGCTGTTAGAGTAGATTACAACACACCAAGTACCATTCTAACAGATAAACAAGAGCCTTATCTACGAATTGTTTCTGGGGTCGAACTTCCTGGTACAGACAATGACGATAAAAAGTACCTAATAGTTGCATTTGAACcttttgaaaatattgCAATTGAAATACCGAACAAAGACATAGAATTAAATGAGGTGCAGGGAAGACGACTTGCTGTTGATGAAATAAATAGGAGGGGCACATACTGGGATACAGATGAAAAAGCCTATTATATCCAGTTGTTTTTTGTATCATCTTAATTCGCGTTAATATGTAATATTATATGAGCCTTGCGGCAATTGGTTACAGGTAGTTACATCATTTAATCCTTTCATTTATGGTATCCATATAATTTTTAATGTGATTTGCGAGCAAAGAGTATTCAAGATCAATAGCATCGACCTCTCTTTGATTTTCATCGCGTAAGTGCTTCATTTGGGCATTATAGCTGCTCACTGCGTTTGCAACCTCAGTGGTGTATCTTTTTTCCACGTCATGAACTTCAGGAAGCACCTCTTTTGTATGCTGCCTCCTCAAGTTCTTTAACGTTTCGCTGTTTTCATGTTCTTTAGACTGGGTTGACTGCTCAAGGGCACTGAGTTTCTGTTTTTGAGAATCCAGTTGTTCTTGTAATAGTGAGATCTTTGCCATGATACCAGATGATAATAGATTGTTCAAGTTTGCGGTGTTCTGGAGTAGCTTGTGCTTTGTATCTAACAAATTACCCTCTTTTAAGTGGGAATCCTGCAAGTCGGTAGATACTATTTGCAGAACTTCAAACAGCTCTTGCGTTAGAGATTGAATAGAGTTCAAGGACACTGTTAAGCTCTTTTGACTCTGTTCCAACTGGGCTAATTGTTCCTGCTGCTGTCCTAATAAATTATTCAGTTCATCAACGCTTTTATTAAGCTGATTCAAATCCGTTTCTGTATACTTTTTCAACTTATCCCTAGTAGATTCAAGTTCTATCAACTCATACCCTAATGACTCAAGCTCTGTCAAAAGCGCTTGTTTTTCTACCTTATATCGTTCGTATTCCACAGTCAATGCCTCTTGTACTCGGTTCAGATGCTTCAATTCCGATTCAAGATTTTTGTTAGTTTTCTCCAATGAATCCAGTTTATCCACATTCTGCAGTTCCTTTAACTGCTGAATCCTACCCTGCAGAGCATTTATTTGGTCAAACCTCCCTCGCAGATCACGCAGCAAAGTATCTGTCTTTTCAAGGTACCTTGTGCCGTCCGGGTGCTGACCGCCATCTAGTTCCAACATTGCCTCTTCCCGGAACCGGGCATAATTTGCTACAGCAGAAAGAATCCTTCTGGTTCGATACGGCTCTGGTTTGTACAAGTCCATAACATTGAAATCCGCCACTCCAATATCCTTAAAGAATTTGTAGCATATTCTATTAAGGGCCATTACGTTTAATGCATCCGCATACAAATGGCTACCATCTTCTGATTCATCCTCATCTTGATCAGGTACTAGATTCCTGAAGTTATTCTTATTTGATAGTAAAGAGTCTGGCGATATTCCCATAAAAGTGTCGATTATTTGTTTGAATAGCTTGACCGCAAATTGAGACGATGGCCTCTCTATATTATCAACTGTCGCAAGTGAAAAATCACATTCTTGCAAGCATGTAACAAGCTCTTGAACATCCAGTATAGGGAAGTTATCCGAATTCATCACACATAGCAGTACATCAGTTGTAAGTCACTTCTTCGCAGACGAGGCCTGTTTAACGCGTCAAGAGAAATACAACCACGAAATCCAAATCTGCGTTTATCTCACGTGACTAAAAGATCTGGTGACCGGCGAAGACTGCACTATTGCATCACCATGAAGAGACTTAAGACGCTAGGGGCGCAGAGGAAGAGGCGCAGAGCTCAGGCGCAGCTATATCTTGATAGCAAATTAGCTACCGCCAGGCTAATCTTTTCGAAAACGCAATCATACCAGCAGTCTAATATATCCTGCTTCGCACGATGCCTACCGCTGAAATGtttcaaaaatatcctCGCCTATTAATTGGCGCTGGTAATTTCCATCGCACCGCGCCACCAGTCCTAGATCTCATCCAGCTAATCAAGTGGCTCTACAATGGATTGCTATCATGATTCAATTGCACTAATTCATGTAAGATCTCTATGTACTTAATCAGCCTAGCCCAGACCTGCCATCCATTACAGATGAATGGTGGGGCCACCACGTTACGTAATACCTCAGCATGGGGCTGAAAGCTAGCCTTCGAACAATAGTAAACATATATAACAGGTAACGATATTCTACTTTAATAAACGGTTGGCtttgtttttgttttacTGCTTTAGGAATAATGGCTGGGATGCTTGAACACATTATATGTCTAGAACTATAAAGTTCTTCCTAGCCAATTTCATTCCGCGTTAAGAGAAAGATTGCGACCTGATTAACTGATTTCATTATCAAGGTCGAAAGGGGGCTGTTATCGCTTTTAACAGGAAATTCATCAGTTAAATTATACTTAAGGTGCCTCAATGCTCTTGAAAACTGAAGAAGCGGATAGGGCTGCCATCAACACCAAAAGGTTGTCAGCTATGATTGAATCCTTTCATGATAGTACTGTAGATGAAATTTTATTCATGCCTAGATCAACCTCCAGTTCACCTCGCATTGAGGGTTCGTATATCCCATTTAATGTACATTCTTCTTCTGGAACAGTCCACGGTAATACGACGGACTCGAAGCCAATTAAAGTTTTAACGCCCGCGGTGTCGATGTCAACAAATTTGGATGGCATTAGCAACCTGCCAGCAGGCAACCGAGAAAGTATTTTATCTGAATATGCTGCAAGCATACATGAGGGGGTTCCGATTTCCTATGTTGTGGCTAATAATTCAGTTAAAGATGTTCGAGAAGAACCTCAGTTGCCGGAGCTACCAATTAAAGGGAGGAAAATTCCAATTGGGCTGGTTCGGAGTGACAATCCGGGGGACAGCAGGGAAATTAGAGTTCATAATCGGCTAGTCCATATGGCGTCAAAATTGCACTATAAGAAGTCGCTGCGTCTTGTTTCATCGCAACAGCTTGCACAGCAGTCAGAGCTTTCAACTTCGTATGAAGGCGGGAGTGACAGTGGTTATTCCGAAATTCATTCAAGAAATTCCGATATGCGCAGTGTTGATACCGCTAGCTCATCTTCCTCAACAGGCAGGGGAACCTATGCGGGGAGCAATTCTGCTCCAACAGAAAAAGAGGATTTAAATGTAGTACATGAAGATAAAGCGCCCCCAATTAGGCTGACGCGTAGCACACCAGTTCGCTCAATCAACGAAGATCAAAACATGAACTACTCTAAAAGGTACGAAAGTCCTGCTAACTCTCGTATCACAACGCCTTTACAGCTGAAAAGGACACCTGGTACCCCAGAACAGGCTGTAATTGCTGATAATGCGTCTGGTTTCTCGGATATGACATCCATTGCTTCTAGTCTGGTGCCACCTCTTAAGACTACAGTACTATTGAAGAGACAACAGAGTGGTGCATTACCGGATCGATCAATTACGTCAGATTACCACCCCACCATTCCTGCTCGTAATAAGAACAGACCAAAGTCAGctctttttcttcaacAGGGGTTGGACAACATACAGAAGGAGCTAATCAAGGAAATGGATAACACAGAACGTGATGAGTTTCGCCGTTCGAGAGGTAATTCTCATTCCGCGGAATCTAAGTCAGAACTGTATTTCTCCGCTCAAGATGATACTATCACTGTTCCCGCATCCGAGGATGGTGAGTCAACTGGAAGTAATACAAAGGTTTTTGACGACCCAGAAGTTGACGCGTCTTACCTTTCCAGGCCACTGCCGACAATACCAGCAGAGAGAAAGAACCAAAAATCTACAAAGCAATTTAGTGCAGCAGTCGATAGCACCGTGCCGTTAAAGTTAAAACCCCCTCAGGCAGTGCCCTCATGCCAAAGTGCGATCACGGAAGATGATGAATGGGAGGACGAGCTGATTTATAAGGATTCCAAGGCAGCTAAATCCTCAAACATATCCAACACCGCATATACTGCTAGATCTAAAAAGCATGGCACTACTGGTAAAGGTCACAAAGAACGGAGTAGCAAATCTCTTGGTGTGGATGCTTTTACAAACCTCTTGAATGCTACTAAGGGCACCTTAATAGGTTCTGAATTTGCTAACTTAGGAATACGGGCAGAAGAAAAGCTAGCGTTGGAAAGATTGGTAGATTCGTTGTCTAGACTCACAGCAGACATGATTGTTGATCCTGAGAGGTATGCAGAAGGTCTAAGGAGGTTAGACAAGGCCACGAAAGCATTGGACGGCTTTTAAAAGTAAAGGACCCAAGTTAATACATTCACACCCAGGATCTGTTTGGATATCTGTACAATAGTTATAGTCGGGAAATATTTGGTAAGAAAACATTACAGGACTATTTTTTTTATAAAGCATTAGATTTGTATGTATAAGCTCATCGCCTTGTTTCTTTtataaaaaaatcaaaagTTTGACTTTATAGATTAAAACATTATAGCTGAACATTCAACAGGATTACTGTGATTTATAGCGCCAAAGGATGTTTCGGAATTGCAGGAGCATATATGGTCTGAGGGATAGAGCACTTCACACCACTATGTCGCCCTTTCAAAAGTTCATTGGTCTAAGTCTCCCCGGTGAAGGTTTAGAACCAGTCAATCAAAAGTTACTCAATAAAATTCACGATCGAATGACCACTCCGGATAAAAAGTCAAAGAGGTACAGAGAATCGGAACTAAAGGATTCTCAAGAGTTATATGAAAAGAAACTAACGGATGGAAACTTCGATGAGAAGTTGGCAGATCTCATAAAGTCGTTTAAAAAAGTGGATAGTATTCCCTACTCATCAAAGTTAACAACAGAAGAGATACGGGACTATCCTGGTGCATTAAAGCGAAGTTACTTTTCAGATACTGCAATTGAAAATGCTATTATCGACATAGATCCACAAGGGAAGCAGATCAAACCAGGAGAAAGAATTAAACTCTTTGTCGATTCAAAATCAGATGATACATTATTCAAGACTTCCAATGCATCGAATCTGAGAAAGGTAGCGCAAACAAAAATCCAACCCGCGGAGTTGGAAGCTGCAATGAAACCTCATATTGAATACTTGAAGTCCCACATTTCAACGGATAAAGATATGCTGGATCAGCTGTCTGTGTATTTTAAAGATTATCACGAAAGAAATAAATCACTCGAG
The Eremothecium sinecaudum strain ATCC 58844 chromosome II, complete sequence DNA segment above includes these coding regions:
- a CDS encoding HBR160Wp (Syntenic homolog of Ashbya gossypii AEL013C; Syntenic homolog of Saccharomyces cerevisiae YDL042C (SIR2) and YOL068C (HST1)), which encodes MTSERHFGLNGGKRSVEDSPELESSKKIKVDIDDGSSSNNEEKENKELLEAAKVDELDEIVNEYVEKNESVSDGFTTEYIPTKPQQPVMLTKNPETGKYVFPTITKEDSLNARYFLKYYGSAQFLDSYLPEDLNSLYVFHLIKLLGFQLKDRELLAAVQKVVFNNVGTSLPPPPGPNPAVEKVTLPQLSSGNANQDDTYDDPLEKRHAVRLIKDLQKAMNKVLSTRIRLTNFFTLDHFIAKLKSANKILVLTGAGISTSLGIPDFRSSKGFYSQVTNLGLEDPQDVFNLDIFMENPSVFYTIAEKILPPEHRYSPLHSFIRMIQDKGKLLRNYTQNIDNLESYAGIEKERIVQCHGSFATASCVTCHLKMPGERIFPQIKECEIPLCAYCYPKRQERFPTITDDESAKGDDNSQHSPPLFHMSKSFGVIKPDITFFGEALPSEFHSNIREDVLQCDLLICIGTSLKVAPVSEIVNMVPANVPQVLINRDPVKHAEFDLSLLGLCDDVAALIASKCGWDIPHESWSREKAKKFACDERERGVYYVYDSTKEK
- the PRP11 gene encoding spliceosome assembly protein PRP11 (Syntenic homolog of Ashbya gossypii AEL014C; Syntenic homolog of Saccharomyces cerevisiae YDL043C (PRP11)), which encodes MDYQNRAGSKKGAGGIASDAQQNLNRRKQVDELLRGDEEVPYTFQDISEDKEEANGVRNPYIYKNHSGKLICKLCNTMHMSWSSVERHLGGKKHGLNLLRRSGTNTSVDDNFVSEQEKEFQAQVDELRAQIKHNGVVPECRVIKVRHPVNGNIGIAVRVDYNTPSTILTDKQEPYLRIVSGVELPGTDNDDKKYLIVAFEPFENIAIEIPNKDIELNEVQGRRLAVDEINRRGTYWDTDEKAYYIQLFFVSS
- the NUF2 gene encoding kinetochore-associated Ndc80 complex subunit NUF2 (Syntenic homolog of Ashbya gossypii AEL015W; Syntenic homolog of Saccharomyces cerevisiae YOL069W (NUF2)), whose protein sequence is MNSDNFPILDVQELVTCLQECDFSLATVDNIERPSSQFAVKLFKQIIDTFMGISPDSLLSNKNNFRNLVPDQDEDESEDGSHLYADALNVMALNRICYKFFKDIGVADFNVMDLYKPEPYRTRRILSAVANYARFREEAMLELDGGQHPDGTRYLEKTDTLLRDLRGRFDQINALQGRIQQLKELQNVDKLDSLEKTNKNLESELKHLNRVQEALTVEYERYKVEKQALLTELESLGYELIELESTRDKLKKYTETDLNQLNKSVDELNNLLGQQQEQLAQLEQSQKSLTVSLNSIQSLTQELFEVLQIVSTDLQDSHLKEGNLLDTKHKLLQNTANLNNLLSSGIMAKISLLQEQLDSQKQKLSALEQSTQSKEHENSETLKNLRRQHTKEVLPEVHDVEKRYTTEVANAVSSYNAQMKHLRDENQREVDAIDLEYSLLANHIKNYMDTINERIK
- the NBA1 gene encoding Nba1p (Syntenic homolog of Ashbya gossypii AER196W; Syntenic homolog of Saccharomyces cerevisiae YOL070C (NBA1)), which translates into the protein MLLKTEEADRAAINTKRLSAMIESFHDSTVDEILFMPRSTSSSPRIEGSYIPFNVHSSSGTVHGNTTDSKPIKVLTPAVSMSTNLDGISNLPAGNRESILSEYAASIHEGVPISYVVANNSVKDVREEPQLPELPIKGRKIPIGLVRSDNPGDSREIRVHNRLVHMASKLHYKKSLRLVSSQQLAQQSELSTSYEGGSDSGYSEIHSRNSDMRSVDTASSSSSTGRGTYAGSNSAPTEKEDLNVVHEDKAPPIRLTRSTPVRSINEDQNMNYSKRYESPANSRITTPLQLKRTPGTPEQAVIADNASGFSDMTSIASSLVPPLKTTVLLKRQQSGALPDRSITSDYHPTIPARNKNRPKSALFLQQGLDNIQKELIKEMDNTERDEFRRSRGNSHSAESKSELYFSAQDDTITVPASEDGESTGSNTKVFDDPEVDASYLSRPLPTIPAERKNQKSTKQFSAAVDSTVPLKLKPPQAVPSCQSAITEDDEWEDELIYKDSKAAKSSNISNTAYTARSKKHGTTGKGHKERSSKSLGVDAFTNLLNATKGTLIGSEFANLGIRAEEKLALERLVDSLSRLTADMIVDPERYAEGLRRLDKATKALDGF
- the MTF2 gene encoding Mtf2p (Syntenic homolog of Ashbya gossypii AER197W; Syntenic homolog of Saccharomyces cerevisiae YDL044C (MTF2)), with protein sequence MFRNCRSIYGLRDRALHTTMSPFQKFIGLSLPGEGLEPVNQKLLNKIHDRMTTPDKKSKRYRESELKDSQELYEKKLTDGNFDEKLADLIKSFKKVDSIPYSSKLTTEEIRDYPGALKRSYFSDTAIENAIIDIDPQGKQIKPGERIKLFVDSKSDDTLFKTSNASNLRKVAQTKIQPAELEAAMKPHIEYLKSHISTDKDMLDQLSVYFKDYHERNKSLEEENKTVMAKIAKRSKNSPESLPQPYSITLPAIIKFVLTSPEFKFSTTRTYTLLSMIYHTCKNSKDITLYLRVCNIEFYNIFLKCTWENFHNIHSVRSLIDEMSADGVVGDTSTIKVLDKILENMRYMSDSMLYEETSNDLYSTGIRWCKKASTDVEVVEKYRDDLMHNKNTRITPIRK